One window from the genome of Bdellovibrio sp. NC01 encodes:
- a CDS encoding Crp/Fnr family transcriptional regulator has protein sequence MAKLITIPKGEYLYRQGDPATAMYLVKSGSLVITRFFLHHEVAHRNHIFADDIVGELSLFDGKHRDHNVKATQDTEVIMIEYATLLHSMAQLPPWAEALMKTLISHIRIVAHHLRVRIDQEVHQEQMSSSKKPAPLNDAG, from the coding sequence ATGGCGAAGTTAATAACAATTCCAAAAGGTGAATATCTATATCGGCAAGGTGATCCGGCGACCGCCATGTATTTGGTAAAATCAGGATCGCTTGTGATAACCCGCTTCTTTTTGCATCATGAGGTTGCCCATCGGAATCATATCTTCGCTGATGATATCGTCGGGGAGTTGTCTTTATTCGATGGCAAGCATCGCGATCACAACGTCAAGGCCACGCAAGACACTGAAGTCATCATGATCGAATATGCGACTCTTTTGCATAGTATGGCCCAGCTTCCGCCTTGGGCAGAAGCCTTGATGAAGACACTGATCAGCCACATCCGCATCGTCGCACATCACTTGCGTGTGCGCATCGATCAAGAAGTACATCAGGAACAAATGTCTTCGTCTAAAAAAC